A section of the Bryobacteraceae bacterium genome encodes:
- the dmt gene encoding dolichol-phosphate mannosyltransferase: MLSVVIPIHNEEQAILPLYDRLTAVLERLGRPYEIIFVDDASTDRSFELLANLVETDPRLRVVRLRRNFGQTAALSAGFDEARGEVIVSMDGDLQHAPEDLPALVEKLEEGYDIVSGWRKQRNDHLLLRKIPSRIANWLMAKVSGVPLHDFGTTFKAYRAEILKDVNLYGELHRFIPALASFYGARIAEVPIQNPPRAGGASHYGLGRTFNVLFDILTIRFLLKYFTRPMHFFGRIGLVSVSLGGVILAFLLVKKILGYEIIMAHGPLLFTGGLLLLAGLMMFTTGLLGEILMRTYFESQGRRIYAVREIRSKETRPAAS, from the coding sequence ATGCTTTCCGTCGTCATCCCGATCCACAACGAGGAGCAGGCCATTCTGCCGCTGTATGACCGCCTGACGGCCGTGCTCGAGCGGCTGGGACGGCCCTACGAGATCATCTTCGTCGATGATGCCTCCACGGACCGCAGCTTCGAGCTGCTGGCCAACCTGGTGGAGACGGACCCGCGGCTGCGGGTCGTGCGGCTTCGGCGCAACTTCGGACAGACGGCGGCGCTGTCGGCAGGATTCGACGAGGCGCGCGGGGAAGTGATTGTGTCGATGGACGGCGACCTCCAGCACGCACCCGAGGATCTGCCGGCCCTTGTGGAGAAGCTCGAGGAAGGCTACGACATCGTCAGCGGCTGGCGGAAGCAGCGCAACGATCATCTGCTGCTGCGCAAGATCCCGTCGCGCATCGCCAACTGGCTGATGGCGAAGGTGAGCGGCGTCCCCCTCCACGATTTCGGCACCACGTTCAAGGCCTACCGCGCGGAGATCCTGAAAGACGTGAACCTGTACGGGGAGCTGCACCGGTTCATCCCGGCCCTGGCGAGTTTTTACGGCGCGCGCATCGCCGAGGTGCCCATCCAGAACCCGCCGCGCGCAGGCGGGGCCTCGCACTACGGCCTGGGGCGCACGTTTAACGTGCTGTTTGACATCCTGACGATTCGCTTCCTGCTGAAGTACTTCACCCGTCCGATGCACTTCTTTGGACGCATCGGCCTGGTCAGCGTCAGCCTGGGCGGGGTGATTCTGGCATTCCTGCTGGTGAAGAAGATTCTCGGCTATGAGATCATCATGGCCCACGGGCCGCTGCTGTTCACCGGCGGCCTGCTGCTGCTGGCCGGGCTGATGATGTTCACCACCGGGCTGCTGGGCGAGATCCTGATGCGCACATATTTCGAGAGCCAGGGTCGCCGCATTTACGCGGTCCGGGAAATCCGCTCGAAGGAGACCCGGCCGGCGGCATCCTGA
- the gyrA gene encoding DNA gyrase subunit A: MSIPQPPENQPPQPGGGELFPHGDRKNIVPVNIEDEMRRSYLDYSMSVIIGRALPDVRDGLKPVHRRILYGMSEMGLTHNRPTRKCAKIVGEVLGKYHPHGDSAVYDALVRMAQPFSMRYPLIDGQGNFGSIDADPPAAMRYTEARLSKISSMLLEDIDKETVDFRPNYDDSEVEPEVLPARFPNLLVNGSEGIAVGMATRIPPHNLREMIDAAIALVNDPSTPVQRILELAPGPDFPTGGIILGRQGIIDYYSKGRGTLKVRARASREKIGKDKEAIVITELPYQVNKARLVEQIAQLVNDRKIEGIADVRDESDREGLRVVLELKRGENAEIVLNNLYKHTQMQVNFGVIMLAIVNGQPREMGIIDALKRFIDHRVEVVRRRTEFLLRKAREREHILLGFQKALENLDAVIETVRASRTPREAREALMGQTQFPENPALEQVLAKWAPKLRWNGQPLSRFDFSEKQAQAIIELQLQRLTGMERQKILDELAEIQRQIASYLEILGSEKALRRVIVNELKEVQKEFGDDRRTEIVDDEGEINLEDLIKREDVVVTVTRGGYLKRTSLDTYRRQGRGGKGRIGMATRSEDVVEDLLIANTHSYLLIFTSKGRLYWLKVYNIPDAQAAGRGRHIKGLVNLQEDEEPRAFLPVSEFEPGKYVVMATKFGVIKKCELTEFDNPMSKGIIAINLKENDELVRAALSDGSKMIFLATREGMAIKFPETDVRPMGRPAAGVTSMKLAEGDWIVGMEVVTDDDYILSVSELGYGKRTQVSEYRLQSRAGKGVINMKVTNKNGKVVSVLAVKEDTDVIVISREGKILRTEAESIRRTGRSAMGVRIVSLETGDAVAAACAVKEADEEGEADDRQPELPLA, encoded by the coding sequence ATGTCCATACCGCAGCCTCCTGAGAATCAGCCGCCCCAGCCAGGCGGCGGCGAGCTGTTTCCGCACGGCGACCGCAAGAACATCGTCCCGGTCAACATCGAAGACGAGATGCGCCGGTCGTATCTCGACTATTCGATGTCGGTGATCATCGGCCGGGCGCTGCCGGACGTGCGCGACGGGCTCAAGCCGGTTCACCGCCGCATCCTGTACGGGATGAGCGAGATGGGGCTCACCCACAACCGCCCCACCCGCAAGTGCGCCAAGATCGTGGGCGAGGTCCTCGGCAAATATCACCCCCACGGCGACAGCGCCGTCTACGACGCCCTTGTGCGCATGGCGCAGCCCTTCTCGATGCGCTACCCGCTCATTGACGGGCAGGGCAACTTCGGCTCCATTGACGCCGATCCGCCCGCAGCCATGCGGTACACGGAAGCGCGGCTTTCAAAGATCTCGTCGATGCTGCTCGAGGACATCGACAAGGAGACAGTCGACTTCCGCCCCAACTACGACGACAGCGAGGTGGAGCCCGAGGTCCTGCCGGCGCGCTTCCCGAATCTGCTCGTCAACGGCAGCGAGGGCATCGCCGTCGGCATGGCCACCCGCATCCCGCCGCACAACCTCCGGGAGATGATCGACGCGGCCATCGCGCTTGTCAACGATCCTTCAACGCCGGTCCAGCGAATCCTCGAACTCGCGCCCGGCCCTGATTTCCCAACCGGCGGCATCATCCTCGGCAGGCAGGGCATCATCGACTACTACTCCAAGGGCCGCGGCACTCTCAAGGTCCGGGCCCGCGCCTCACGCGAGAAGATCGGCAAGGACAAGGAAGCGATTGTCATCACCGAGCTGCCGTACCAGGTGAACAAGGCCCGGCTTGTCGAGCAGATCGCGCAGCTTGTCAACGATCGCAAGATCGAAGGCATCGCCGACGTTCGCGACGAAAGCGACCGCGAGGGCCTCCGCGTGGTGCTCGAGCTCAAGCGCGGCGAGAACGCCGAAATCGTCCTCAACAACCTGTACAAGCACACGCAGATGCAGGTGAATTTCGGCGTCATCATGCTGGCCATCGTCAACGGCCAGCCGCGCGAAATGGGCATCATCGACGCGCTGAAGCGGTTCATCGACCACCGCGTCGAAGTCGTCCGGCGCCGCACCGAGTTTCTTCTCCGCAAGGCCCGCGAGCGCGAACACATCCTGCTTGGCTTCCAGAAGGCTCTTGAAAATCTCGACGCCGTCATTGAAACCGTCCGCGCCTCCCGCACTCCCCGCGAGGCCCGCGAGGCCCTGATGGGCCAGACACAATTTCCGGAGAATCCGGCGCTCGAGCAGGTGCTGGCGAAATGGGCGCCGAAATTGCGCTGGAACGGACAGCCGCTGTCCAGGTTCGACTTCAGCGAAAAGCAGGCGCAGGCGATCATCGAGCTCCAATTGCAGCGCCTCACCGGCATGGAACGCCAGAAAATCCTCGACGAGCTGGCGGAAATCCAGAGGCAGATTGCGTCGTATCTGGAAATTCTCGGCTCGGAAAAGGCGCTTCGCCGCGTGATTGTCAACGAACTGAAGGAAGTCCAGAAGGAATTTGGCGACGACCGCCGCACCGAGATCGTCGACGACGAAGGCGAAATCAACCTGGAAGACCTCATCAAGCGCGAAGACGTCGTCGTCACCGTCACCCGCGGCGGCTATCTCAAGCGCACCTCGCTCGACACCTACCGCCGCCAGGGGCGCGGCGGCAAGGGCCGCATCGGCATGGCCACGCGCTCGGAGGACGTCGTCGAGGACCTTCTCATCGCCAACACGCACAGCTATCTGCTGATCTTCACCTCCAAAGGCAGGCTCTACTGGCTGAAGGTCTACAACATTCCCGACGCCCAGGCCGCCGGCCGCGGCAGGCACATCAAGGGCCTGGTGAACCTTCAGGAAGACGAAGAGCCGCGCGCCTTCCTCCCTGTGTCTGAATTTGAGCCCGGAAAATACGTGGTGATGGCGACCAAATTCGGCGTCATCAAAAAATGCGAATTGACCGAATTTGACAACCCGATGTCCAAGGGCATCATCGCCATCAACCTGAAGGAAAACGACGAGCTGGTGCGCGCCGCCCTGAGCGATGGGTCGAAAATGATCTTCCTCGCCACGCGTGAAGGCATGGCCATCAAGTTCCCCGAAACCGACGTGCGGCCCATGGGTCGGCCGGCGGCCGGCGTCACCAGCATGAAGCTCGCCGAAGGCGACTGGATCGTCGGCATGGAGGTGGTCACCGACGATGACTACATCCTGTCGGTGAGCGAGCTCGGCTACGGCAAGCGGACCCAGGTGAGCGAGTACCGCCTTCAGTCCCGCGCCGGCAAGGGGGTCATCAACATGAAGGTGACCAACAAGAATGGCAAGGTGGTGAGCGTGCTCGCGGTGAAGGAAGACACCGACGTGATCGTCATCAGTCGCGAGGGCAAGATCCTGCGCACTGAGGCAGAAAGCATCCGGCGCACGGGCCGCTCGGCCATGGGGGTGCGCATCGTCTCCCTCGAGACCGGCGACGCGGTGGCCGCCGCCTGTGCAGTCAAGGAAGCCGACGAAGAAGGCGAGGCCGACGACCGACAGCCCGAGCTGCCGCTCGCCTGA
- a CDS encoding adenosine monophosphate-protein transferase produces the protein MELKTVRLTIPENGNIIFGQSHFIKTVEDLYEAIVNTAPHMKFGIAFCEASGACLIRVEGNDEELKRIAVENAQAVAAGHTFIICLRDGYPINILGAVRGVPEMVRIFCATANPVEVVIAETEQGRGVLGVIDGFPPKGVEGPADVEWRHSLLRKIGYKR, from the coding sequence ATGGAACTGAAGACGGTCCGGCTGACGATTCCCGAAAACGGCAACATCATTTTCGGCCAGTCGCATTTCATCAAGACGGTGGAAGACCTCTATGAGGCCATCGTGAACACGGCGCCGCACATGAAGTTCGGCATCGCCTTCTGCGAGGCCTCCGGCGCGTGCCTGATCCGCGTGGAGGGAAACGACGAAGAACTGAAGCGGATTGCGGTGGAAAATGCTCAGGCCGTGGCCGCCGGCCACACATTCATCATCTGCCTGCGGGACGGATATCCAATCAACATTCTCGGCGCCGTGCGAGGCGTGCCCGAGATGGTGCGGATCTTCTGCGCCACGGCGAACCCGGTGGAAGTGGTGATCGCCGAGACGGAACAGGGCCGCGGCGTGCTGGGCGTGATCGACGGCTTCCCGCCGAAGGGCGTCGAGGGCCCGGCAGACGTTGAGTGGCGGCACTCGCTGCTGCGGAAGATCGGCTACAAGCGCTGA
- a CDS encoding aminopeptidase: protein MRVLVACVAAAALLGAQERVDLETIGKIRGEAEQRSQVMKHLQVLTDRYGPRLTGSPNYEAAARWAMKRLAEWGLRNARLEPWDFGHEGWSNERATGHLASPVRDALVFEVMAWTPSTTGTARGDAVLLVPPSSPTQGELEAWLKENAGRVRGRIVLLGKPRDLPVSFTAPSKRLDEEAVKRRLEARMGPPRPAAPKAEPGRLTPQQVNAALDAWLVANGALVKVLDAGMPHGMIRAFQNRTYDVTKSVPAVYLRNEDYGRAARLIEIGEKVEMEFEIVNRTHPGRTTWNVLADIPGAEKPEEVVLIGAHLDSWHAATGATDNAAGVAVMMEAVRILTVLGLRPARTIRIALWSAEEQGLLGSKHHVQANYGTFESPKPGFARLCAYLNLDSGTGRIRGASVFGPEEAAAVVAAVLAPFRDQGVAGAAASSSRREGGTDSTSFSSAGLPAIGFFQDPIEYFQQTWHTNLDTYERAVPDDLKQASAVVAAVAWHLAARDEMLPRFSADTMPAPAVTAPPVTQ, encoded by the coding sequence ATGCGAGTGCTGGTTGCCTGTGTAGCGGCTGCGGCGCTGCTGGGCGCGCAGGAGCGCGTCGATCTGGAGACGATCGGTAAGATCCGTGGGGAGGCCGAGCAGCGTTCCCAAGTGATGAAGCACCTTCAGGTGCTCACGGACCGCTATGGACCGCGCCTTACCGGCTCGCCCAATTATGAGGCTGCAGCGCGCTGGGCGATGAAGCGGCTGGCGGAGTGGGGTCTCCGGAACGCGCGGCTTGAGCCGTGGGACTTCGGCCACGAAGGCTGGTCGAACGAGCGCGCCACCGGGCATCTTGCGAGCCCCGTGCGGGACGCTCTCGTCTTCGAGGTGATGGCGTGGACGCCCTCCACAACCGGGACAGCCCGCGGCGATGCCGTCCTGCTGGTTCCCCCATCGTCGCCCACCCAAGGGGAGCTCGAGGCCTGGCTGAAGGAAAACGCCGGCCGCGTGCGCGGACGCATCGTCCTGCTCGGCAAACCGCGCGATCTTCCGGTGAGCTTCACCGCACCCTCCAAACGGCTGGACGAGGAAGCGGTGAAGCGGCGGCTCGAGGCGCGCATGGGCCCGCCGCGACCGGCCGCGCCGAAGGCCGAGCCTGGGAGGCTGACCCCGCAGCAGGTGAACGCGGCCCTCGATGCGTGGCTGGTGGCCAACGGGGCGCTCGTCAAGGTCCTCGACGCCGGCATGCCGCACGGCATGATTCGCGCCTTCCAGAACCGCACGTATGATGTGACGAAGTCCGTGCCCGCCGTGTACCTGCGCAACGAGGACTACGGCCGCGCCGCCCGGCTCATCGAAATCGGCGAAAAGGTGGAAATGGAATTTGAAATTGTCAACCGCACGCATCCGGGCCGCACCACCTGGAACGTCCTGGCCGACATCCCGGGCGCGGAAAAGCCCGAAGAGGTTGTCCTCATTGGCGCTCATCTCGACTCCTGGCACGCGGCCACTGGCGCCACGGACAACGCAGCCGGCGTCGCGGTGATGATGGAGGCCGTGCGCATCCTCACAGTGCTTGGGCTCCGGCCCGCGCGCACCATCCGCATCGCACTGTGGAGCGCGGAAGAGCAGGGCCTGCTTGGGTCGAAGCACCATGTGCAGGCGAATTACGGCACGTTTGAAAGCCCGAAGCCCGGATTCGCCAGGCTCTGCGCCTATCTCAATCTCGACAGCGGCACCGGTCGTATCCGCGGCGCCAGCGTGTTCGGCCCCGAAGAGGCCGCCGCTGTTGTCGCCGCCGTACTGGCACCTTTCCGCGACCAGGGCGTCGCCGGCGCCGCCGCGTCTTCCAGCCGGCGGGAAGGCGGCACGGACTCCACGTCGTTTTCCAGCGCCGGCCTGCCCGCCATCGGCTTTTTCCAGGATCCGATCGAATATTTCCAGCAGACCTGGCACACGAATCTCGACACCTATGAGCGGGCCGTTCCGGACGACCTGAAGCAGGCCAGCGCCGTCGTCGCGGCCGTGGCCTGGCATCTGGCCGCGCGGGACGAGATGCTGCCGCGCTTCAGCGCGGACACGATGCCCGCGCCCGCCGTGACGGCGCCTCCGGTCACGCAATGA